The following are encoded in a window of Castanea sativa cultivar Marrone di Chiusa Pesio chromosome 9, ASM4071231v1 genomic DNA:
- the LOC142610318 gene encoding myb family transcription factor PHL7-like isoform X1, translated as MYHAKKFSMTNLVPHKTQGVELAVVPTVKNPASSASASAAAPSGSGSASAGAGKQRLRWTSDLHDRFVDAITQLGGPDRATPKGVLRVMGVPGLTIYHVKSHLQKYRLAKYLPESPGDGKGSKDEKKSSGDSLSGSDSSPGMQINEALRMQMEVQKRLHEQLEVQRQLQMRIEAQGKYLQKIIEEQQKLGGALKASETSPSDEAKQNPSESEPTGDGSAGPSSPRKKQKVDDGPTDGFTISSMPSKSDQKNDFVGQWDRNLYGSDAGFGLDLETEFKGREDDGSK; from the exons ATGTATCACGCAAAGAAATTCTCTATGACGAACTTAGTGCCTCACAAAACACAAGGTGTTGAGCTTGCAGTTGTTCCTACTGTGAAAAACCCTGCTTCTTCTGCTTCTGCTTCTGCTGCTGCTCCTTCTGGCTCTGGCTCTGCCTCCGCTGGAGCTGGGAAGCAACGTTTGCGATGGACTTCTGACCTTCATGACCGTTTTGTTGATGCTATCACCCAGCTTGGCGGACCAGATA GGGCAACACCAAAAGGTGTTCTAAGAGTAATGGGCGTACCTGGACTTACCATTTATCATGTGAAAAGCCATTTACAG aagtACCGCCTTGCAAAGTACCTTCCAGAATCTCCTGGTGATGGCAAAG GTTctaaagatgagaagaaaagtTCTGGAGACAGCCTTTCTGGCTCAGATTCCTCCCC GGGAATGCAAATTAATGAGGCACTGAGGATGCAAATGGAGGTTCAGAAGCGTCTTCATGAACAGCTTGAG GTTCAAAGACAGTTACAAATGAGAATCGAAGCACAGGGTAAATACTTGCAGAAGATCATTGAGGAACAGCAGAAACTAGGTGGTGCATTGAAAGCATCCGAGACCTCACCATCGGATGAGGCTAAGCAAAATCCATCCGAGTCAGAACCAACTGGTGATGGATCTGCCGGGCCCTCTTCGCCCCGAAAGAAACAGAAAGTGGATGATGGACCAACAGATGGCTTCACAATCTCCTCAATGCCGTCAAAAAGTGACCAGAAGAACGATTTTGTTGGTCAGTGGGATCGGAACTTGTATGGAAGTGATGCTGGGTTTGGATTAGACTTGGAAACTGAGTTCAAGGGGAGAGAAGATGATGGTTCAAAATAG
- the LOC142610771 gene encoding ABSCISIC ACID-INSENSITIVE 5-like protein 2 — translation MGAQSVGSQGGGVSTVQMHKSQSLARQGSLYSLTLDEVHTQLGDLGKPLGSMNLDELLKTVWTAEATQVPDNSNNVISGSASGLHKQGSLTFSRDLSKKTVDEVWKDIQHKNIKYSDQERNKVQEKNPTLGEITLEDFLVKAGVVTESYNNNNNNNCEKGNAAAGVLGVDSIAAPQHSHWMQMQFQLPSVQQQQQNMMVLMHHPVPVQVQQQPLPVMDAPYSDTHMTMSPTSLIGTLSDTQTPGRKRGATGEVVERTVERRQKRMIKNRESAARSRARKQAYTHELENKVSRLEEENERLRRQKEEEKVLPTAPPPEPKYQLRRTSSAPI, via the exons ATGGGGGCTCAGTCAGTGGGATCTCAAGGTGGTGGTGTTAGTACTGTCCAAATGCACAAGTCACAGTCACTGGCTCGCCAAGGCTCCTTGTACAGCCTCACCCTTGATGAGGTTCATACCCAGCTTGGTGATTTGGGGAAGCCATTAGGCAGCATGAATCTGGATGAGCTTCTCAAGACTGTGTGGACTGCAGAAGCTACTCAGGTCCCTGATAATAGTAATAATGTCATTTCTGGTTCAGCTTCGGGTCTGCATAAGCAGGGAAGCTTAACATTTTCAAGGGATCTGAGCAAGAAGACTGTTGATGAGGTGTGGAAAGATATTCAGCATAAGAACATCAAGTACAGTGATCAAGAGAGGAATAAGGTTCAGGAGAAAAATCCTACTCTTGGTGAAATAACCCTTGAGGATTTTTTGGTGAAAGCTGGGGTAGTCACTGaatcttataataataataacaataataattgtGAGAAAGGCAATGCTGCTGCTGGTGTTTTAGGGGTTGATTCAATTGCTGCACCCCAACATAGTCATTGGATGCAAATGCAATTTCAGCTCCCTTCAGTGCAGCAACAGCAGCAGAATATGATGGTTCTTATGCATCATCCAGTTCCGGTTCAGGTTCAGCAGCAGCCTCTTCCTGTTATGGATGCACCATACTCGGATACCCACATGACAATGTCTCCCACTTCTTTGATTGGCACATTATCGGATACTCAGACGCCGGGGCGGAAAAGGGGGGCTACTGGGGAAGTGGTTGAGAGGACTGTTGAAAGGAGGCAGAAGAGAATGATTAAGAATAGGGAATCTGCAGCTCGGTCTAGAGCAAGAAAGCAG GCTTATACACATGAGCTGGAGAACAAAGTCTCACGTCTGGAAGAGGAGAATGAAAGGCTTAGAAGACAGAAG
- the LOC142610318 gene encoding myb family transcription factor PHL7-like isoform X2 — MTVLLMLSPSLADQIVGATPKGVLRVMGVPGLTIYHVKSHLQKYRLAKYLPESPGDGKGSKDEKKSSGDSLSGSDSSPGMQINEALRMQMEVQKRLHEQLEVQRQLQMRIEAQGKYLQKIIEEQQKLGGALKASETSPSDEAKQNPSESEPTGDGSAGPSSPRKKQKVDDGPTDGFTISSMPSKSDQKNDFVGQWDRNLYGSDAGFGLDLETEFKGREDDGSK; from the exons ATGACCGTTTTGTTGATGCTATCACCCAGCTTGGCGGACCAGATAGtgg GGGCAACACCAAAAGGTGTTCTAAGAGTAATGGGCGTACCTGGACTTACCATTTATCATGTGAAAAGCCATTTACAG aagtACCGCCTTGCAAAGTACCTTCCAGAATCTCCTGGTGATGGCAAAG GTTctaaagatgagaagaaaagtTCTGGAGACAGCCTTTCTGGCTCAGATTCCTCCCC GGGAATGCAAATTAATGAGGCACTGAGGATGCAAATGGAGGTTCAGAAGCGTCTTCATGAACAGCTTGAG GTTCAAAGACAGTTACAAATGAGAATCGAAGCACAGGGTAAATACTTGCAGAAGATCATTGAGGAACAGCAGAAACTAGGTGGTGCATTGAAAGCATCCGAGACCTCACCATCGGATGAGGCTAAGCAAAATCCATCCGAGTCAGAACCAACTGGTGATGGATCTGCCGGGCCCTCTTCGCCCCGAAAGAAACAGAAAGTGGATGATGGACCAACAGATGGCTTCACAATCTCCTCAATGCCGTCAAAAAGTGACCAGAAGAACGATTTTGTTGGTCAGTGGGATCGGAACTTGTATGGAAGTGATGCTGGGTTTGGATTAGACTTGGAAACTGAGTTCAAGGGGAGAGAAGATGATGGTTCAAAATAG
- the LOC142609678 gene encoding UBP1-associated protein 2B-like, giving the protein MARKRKLDSQTQSGEPTTEPPQKQQQQQQQQQQQLQQQENVEYEEVEEEVEEEVEEEEEEEEDEDDDDDEEQQQQLQNAANQTANSTSTSASAGADGEDDDDDDEPIQNLLEPFSKDQIINLLREAADKHRDVADRIRKVADEDPAHRKIFVHGLGWDTTAETLTSVFKQFGEIEDCKAVCDKISGKSKGYGFILFKSRRGARNALKQPQKKIGNRMTACQLASIGPVPMGNSAVAVATSSVAAPAAPLSEYTQKKIYVSNVGAELDPRKLLAFFARYGEIEEGPLGLDKLTGKPKGFCLFVYKSVESAKKALDEPHKNFEGHILHCQRAIDGPKPNKSQQHQHQQQQHHQNPNPHTVPFQRTDNAGYVAGAPGTGPGHLMAPAAAGAGMGYNQGAAAAQALNPALGQAITALLASQGAGLGLTNLLGTLGSAAAAVNPGVTAAAGHGMQGAYPSQTNISPGVIGGYGNQGGLQGGYPSQQMGQGSSGRGQHGAGQYGNMAPYMGH; this is encoded by the coding sequence ATGGCGAGGAAGCGAAAGCTCGATTCCCAAACCCAATCCGGCGAACCAACAACCGAACCTCCacagaaacaacaacaacaacaacaacaacagcagcagcagctgcaGCAACAAGAAAACGTCGAATACGAAGAAGTcgaagaagaagttgaagaagaagtagaagaagaagaggaagaagaagaagacgaagacgaTGACGATGAcgaagaacaacaacaacaactacaaAATGCGGCCAATCAGACGGCTAATTCCACCTCCACATCCGCCTCAGCCGGCGCCGATGGCGaagacgacgacgacgacgacgagcCGATACAGAACCTTCTGGAACCTTTCAGTAAGGACCAGATTATAAACCTACTCCGCGAAGCGGCGGATAAGCACCGTGACGTGGCGGATCGGATCCGAAAGGTGGCGGATGAGGACCCGGCCCACCGCAAGATTTTCGTCCACGGTCTCGGCTGGGACACCACCGCCGAAACCCTAACCTCCGTGTTCAAGCAGTTCGGCGAGATCGAAGATTGCAAGGCGGTTTGCGATAAGATCTCGGGTAAATCCAAGGGTTACGGCTTCATCCTCTTCAAGAGCCGCCGCGGCGCCCGGAATGCTCTTAAGCAGCCTCAGAAAAAGATCGGAAATCGGATGACGGCGTGCCAGCTGGCGTCGATTGGGCCTGTTCCGATGGGTAATTCTGCGGTGGCGGTGGCTACGTCTTCGGTTGCGGCCCCCGCGGCGCCGTTATCGGAGTATACGCAGAAGAAGATATATGTTAGTAATGTTGGGGCGGAGTTGGATCCAAGGAAAttgcttgctttctttgctAGGTATGGAGAAATCGAAGAAGGACCGCTGGGACTTGATAAGCTTACTGGGAAGCCAaaagggttttgtttgtttgtttataagtCAGTTGAGAGTGCTAAGAAGGCTCTAGACGAGCCTCACAAGAATTTTGAGGGCCATATATTGCATTGCCAGAGGGCTATTGATGGTCCCAAGCCAAACAAGTCTCAGCAGCATCAACATCAGCAACAGCAGCATCACCAGAACCCGAACCCACATACTGTGCCATTCCAAAGGACTGATAACGCTGGATATGTTGCCGGTGCGCCTGGTACTGGGCCGGGTCATTTGATGGCTCCTGCTGCAGCCGGAGCGGGAATGGGGTATAATCAGGGTGCTGCAGCAGCTCAGGCTTTGAATCCTGCACTTGGACAGGCCATAACCGCGTTGCTGGCTAGTCAGGGTGCTGGATTGGGGCTGACTAATTTGTTGGGGACGCTTGGTTCGGCTGCGGCTGCTGTAAACCCGGGTGTGACTGCTGCAGCAGGGCATGGGATGCAGGGTGCTTATCCGAGCCAGACTAATATTAGTCCCGGAGTGATTGGAGGGTATGGAAATCAAGGAGGATTGCAGGGTGGTTACCCGAGTCAGCAGATGGGTCAAGGCAGTTCTGGAAGAGGCCAGCATGGAGCTGGGCAGTATGGTAACATGGCTCCTTACATGGGGCACTAG